The Candidatus Methanoperedens sp. genomic interval AAAAATCATTTATGGTAAAAGTTGAAGTTCTTCTGGCGACCGATGGTTCAGATTCGGCAAAAAAAGCGGAGATAGCGGCTTTAAAAATCACAAAATCATATAATATTCGAATGGCGGCCCTGTATGTGGTGAATGTCCCGTCCACATCTGAACAGGCAGAATTGATAAAATTCGGTGAAAAAGTACTGGAAGAAGTGGCCGAAGATGGAAAAAAGATGGGCATAGAAGTCCAAAAAATATTAAAACTCGGAAGTCCGGCTGACACGATTCTTAATGTGGCAAAAAGCCTCAACGTCCATACTATCGTGATGGGCTCTGAAGGGAAAAAAGGATTAAAGAGAGTACTTCTGGGAAGCGTAGCCGAAAACGTTGTAAGGAATGCGCAATGTAGCGTCCTTGTTGCAAGATGATCCGATTATAAATCAAGGGAGTGACATGAAATATGAAATATACTAATATCCAGATATCAGCAGATTCAGGTGCAGAAGATATTGCTCACTTTGCACTGGCAATACATGAACTTCTGGGGCTTCCGGTTACTATGAGAAGCCTGAATAAAAAAGGGGTCAGGATCGAAAAAGGAAAGATTCTTGATAATAATTATTCAGGTCCCGTACTTGAAGCAGTCCTGAAAGAAAACAAGACATTGCGTACAATTCCCACAAGCGGCAAATACGCCGGGATTCCTGTTATTGTGGTACCGATTAGAAATAAAGAAGGCTATGGCATTGCTGCCATCGGGGTAGTTGATGTAGTGGGTACGGTGGACCTTGGTTTCATCTTCGGTGATTATCCTGAAGTGGTAAAACAGGTCCAGGAATGCGTGAGGGCACGCGTGACGGTTCCTTGAAGGCACATATCCGTTTAGCAACAAAGGAAGATCTTGCTGCCCTTTTGAATCTTGAAAATATATGTTTCAAGGAAGAGACATTTCATAGAAGGCAATTAAAATACCTGCTGCAGAAAGCCAGATCGATAATATTGGTCGCAGAAATTGATGGCAATATTATCGGATCGATTATAATCCTGTTAAGAGAACATATTTTAAATGCAAGGATATATTCTTTTAATGTGCATCCAGAACACAGGCGCAAGGGGATAGCAAAGTTGCTCATGGATACTGCCTTTGAAATATTAAAAGAAAAAGGATATAAAAAAATCACGCTTGAGGTAGGGGTCAATAACCGGATCGCCCGGAATCTATATCAGTCAAAGGGTTTTATTGTTGATAAAAAGCTATACAATTACTATACGAATGGCGATGATGCGCTGCATCTTATAAGAAAATTATGAAACTTAAAAATGGCATAATAGTAGTGATATTTGCGTTATTAATACTATTAATACCGGCAATGCCGGCAACACAGGCTGCAAAAATCGACCATTATAAACAAGGAATCGGATGTGCTTTTACAGATAAGGTATATATCCAGGGATGCATCAACGACTCGAAAAAACAAGGCGCAGATGCCATAATCTATGGACTGGATGCACGTTCTATAGACCAGATCCGTAATTATGGAGGAACGGACTATCTTAAAATAGCAATCGATAGGTCACATGAGCTTGGGATGAAGTTTATCTTTGTTTTTGACCCGAAGAAATATGCATCAGATGCCAAGTCGAAAAATCTATTTGAAACCGAACCACAAGCCAAAATCGCATTCATGTCAGACTTAGAATGGATGCTAATAACATACCCTGAGCTGGATGGTATTCAAATTGAAGAACCAAATGGCCAGGATAGTCCAACCAGATTAGCTTTCAATAACAAATGGTTTACTGAGATGTATCAACTTGTTCGACAATATAAAGTAACTCAATCATCATATGATAATTTCTATTTTGGATTCAATTATCCAAGCAATAGTTATTCTGGCATATCAACGGGTGGTCTTGATGTTTCTTACATAAATGGAAAAAATCCTCTCAATGTTCCTCTTTTTAACGCCTTCGAGTTTCAATTGCCTACATCTGATCAGACCCTATCAGACAGTGAAGCAAAAACCATGTACGAGAATTTGTTAAATACCTGGAAATCCCGTTTTACAAATATAGATGTTGGTGCGTGGATTTATGTATCGTCCAGTGGACTTATAAATAAACCAACATGCATAAAACTGCCTGCTGGAGGATATGGTAGTCCTGATTGTTATAACCAGCAGTTTTTCTCGGAGTTATCCTATGCAAAACAGAAGAGTTACAAAGCCATAATATTTAGAGAAGGATTATTGGCAAGTGGGAATAATGTTACTCTTCTGTGGCCGGATTCCGGAAATTATCCGGGTTCAACCGCAGAAGAAAAAGTAATTAACATCTGGAGAGGTTCTGTTCCGGCCATTACTCCAGAAAGCACTTCGACCTTGATTCTGACTCCAGCATATACCTATGCTGCTCCTGCTGTGGCTGCCACAGCATTAATATTAATAGGATATAAGTATGGAATATTTAAAAAAAAGAGGAAATAAACATGTTATTTTGGAATTATTATACCAGTGCGTTTATTATCTTTTCGTAAATATCCTTGTCCACTACATCCTCATATCCATCATATATGCTTGGATTATCGTTTATCTCGATGACCTTATATCCATCATTTGTTTCTTTTACGTCAAGACCATAAAGACCATTGCCCACACATTTTGACAGGGTTATGGATATTTCCTTCAGTTCCGGTGAAATAGAATCCCTTGATATTGGAATAGTATCTCCCCACACATTTCTCCCATTTATCTTTGATTTTACCTTCCAGCCTCCTTTTGGCATGCAATACTTGCATAAATAAATCACTTCATTCCTGAGTATCCCGACACGCCAGTCAAAATCCGACTGGATGTATTCCTGGAGTACAAGAACTTTAGCTTTTATCAGTAAATGTTTTGAGATTTTAATGAACTCGGCTTCATCCCTGGCTTTTTCAACATGGGATGAAAAACGCGTATATGGTGTTTTAATTATCACTGGCAATCCAAGAGTCTTGAAAATCAGATCAAGATTTTCCCTTGAATAATCGCCTTGAAACAAAATGGACTTTGGCGAAGGTATATTATTTTTCTGGAAAAGGTCATGGAGTATTGCTTTGTTCGAACATGTCCTGATAGAGTGAGGGTCATCGATGACCTTCAATCCTGATTGTTCGGCAAGTCTTGAAACGATGTACGCCGAATTACCAGGATCAGTGGTCGCCCTGATGAAAAGGGCATCATAATCTGCGATTTTCGAAATATCGTCTTTATAGATAAATTCAAATGCATGCCCCATCGATTCTGCGGTGGACTTGAATTTATTCAGGGCGCTGCGTTCGGATTTATCAGTAAAGTTATAACCTTCGACAAAACATGCTATTTTCATACCATACTCTTCTCATGCTGTAGCATCAATTTTTATCGGCTTCCAATCGTTCTTTCGCCGATTATCTCGTGCACTTTATCATGAACAATATCCCACTTCACTTCTTTTTTTGTTGCAGGTTCGCAATGGTTCAGTATGACACCACCATCGTCTATCTGAACAACCAGTTTACAAATAGGGATATTGAATACATCATAAAATTTTTTTGCAAATTCTGATGTTTCCTCGCTGGTTGATTCCCCGAACATCTGTATTATTTCCACCACTTCTCCTGTAAGAGGATGTAACGAGACAGGAAATCTTGCACCCATACTCATTCTCTTTATCATTCCGGGAAGTTTTGAGCCTGAATCTACCACTTTCATTGAGTTATTGGTAAAAGGATTTACGGCAAACATTACTACCGGGGCGTCAATTTCACTCCTGAGATATGTTACAAGCCTGTAATTACTGGTGCGAAGGCCATTTCTTTTCGCTTTTTCCATCAAAAGCGGGTTCCTGTATGCATCCATTATTTCGGTACAATTCGGTGTGACCTCTACTCCAAAGGTTTCAGCATGCGCAGATACATAATATCCCATTCTTAAATAACGGTAGTCATGGTTAACATTAAGTACGCTGTCGTGTACTGGTTGCCCTAAAAAATTAAACGGATTAGAGTCGCTATCATCTTCGTCTTCACTGACTATAATCATTGTTGATATCAGTCCGTTACCTTATCATTATAACCTGAGTATATAAAAGTAACGACATGCAACAAAGGTTTTAAGTGAAATATCCTTATCCAGCCAAACTTATCCGTCTTTTGATTTTGTTTTCACTGCCATTATCAGGATTATTCCTAATGCAAAAAGTACAACGCCTATCCATGCAAAATTCACAGCAGGAATTATTTTCAAAGTGAGTGGTACAGTTCCGCCGCCAAGACCCTGGAATATAACATATACGTCGGTTCCTGTTATGCTGCTGTCAACAAGCGGGAATGTCCCGCTTCCGCCGTCTGATTGAAGGTATTCTGCAACTCCACTTCCGATTTTCCTGTTATCCTGGTAAACTTCAAGCCGGACGCTCTGGACATTATATTTGCCTGCAGCTGTTGCCCCACCTGTGATCTGTTCAGGGCTTGAGAAAACAATGAGATCGCAGGGAGTTACTGCTGTACAGGGCGAACCTGTAGAATTACTCTTGAAACCTGTCATCAGGAAGCCTTCCATAGTAAGTTCCAATCCTTCCTGGATGTTCAAAGGTTCATCCGACTGTGTTGCGGCCCAGAGGCCATCTGTGTATGTTCCATCATTTATTTTCATATAGGTCGTATAAACAACAGGAGGCGGAGACTGAACATTTGCTACATCTGTGACTTTTCCGCTGATTTTTACATTATTACTTACATAATTTTCAGGACTTCCGTATATTTCCGATATACTTACTGCTCCTGCCGGGACATTCTTAGTTTCAGCAAGGTTGCGTGTTGAAAAATCAATTATTTTTATACCATAGCCATGTCCGACAGGGACCAATTCTCCTTTCGTGGCAAGAGGTATATTGATCCTGTCAATGGTCTGGGTAAAATTTGAACTTAAGATTGCACCTAACAGGATAAATACTACGCCAAAATGAACGATAGCTATGCCAATCCCTTTTATTTTGGGTTTGATGCTTTCGATCCTGAGATAAGTTATGAGACGCTGGATCGTTGACCATGTGGCGTATATCAGGGATGGGAAAATAGATATTACAGAAATATTACCTATCAGTTTATAAAAGGGAGGCTCCCTTGCCCAGAAGGGACTGCTATGATCAAGCACATAAAATGTCTCTGTCCGAAGGAACATGGTAACTATCGTCAGACCAATTACTATGAATAATATCTTTTTCTGCTCTTCCTTTTCCCTCTCATTATAATTCAAACAGAACCCGAGAGCAAGCAGCAATACTATTGTGAAAGGATAGCTCCATACATTGAAGAAATTCTTTGTATCTGAGGCAACACCTACTTTGAGTCCCTGTGTAAGCTGGATGAACGCAGGGAAGGAAATACCCCATAATGAGATAAATGCCAGGATGACGAACAAGAGCAGGGTAACATAGAATATATTTGTTTTATTCCAGAATCCGCTGTCCTCAATTATTTTATCCGGCTCTTCAAAATAACGCCGCATACCCAGAACTAAGGAGACCAGCGAAACTATAACAATGAATATTATAAGCAGCGTACCCGTGGAAGTTTCGCCGAAAGCATGAACTGAATTGAACAGCCCGCTCCTGACAACTATTGCGGCATAAAGCACCAGTATAAATGATACGATGGCAAGTATTGGTGCGGCTGTTGAAAATGTGGTTTTATTCTTCCTGTGAAGAGCTGCAGCATGCATGAAACCAGTCAGCGTAAGCCAGGGTATAAATGAAGCTGTCTCGACCGGATCCCATGCCCAGAACCCGCCCCAGCCCAATACCAGGTATGCCCATACGCCGCCTACCGCAATACCCATACCAAGCAATAGCCAGGTAAATCGTGTCCACTGCCTGCCAAGTTCCTCCCAGCCATCTTCTTTTGTAAGAAGATATACAATTGCTGCAGCAAACGGTATTGTCATAGTTGCATAGCCAATGAACATAAAAGGCGGATGGACGATCATCCAGAAATTGACAAGGAGCGCATTAAGGCCATTGCCAACCTCAGGGACAAAATCAGGTTGCAGAGTCCCTTTCGCGATCATTTCAACGACTTCAGGCCGCTCGATAATAAGCTTGAAAGGTGTCTGTATGAGAGTAAGTATGATTAAATAAATCCCGGTAAGCAGAGTTATAATCTGGGTTCTTCTTGCAAGCGCAGTTGAATGCTTTGTAGTCCAGGCAAGCCATGCAGCTGACAGGTACACTACCCATACCCACAGGAGGTACGTTCCGGGCTGGCCTGCCCAGGTACCTGATAGCTTATATACAAGGGGAAGGTCGCTACTTGAATATTGCCAGACATAGTCATATTCAAAGTTGCCATTTACAAAATAATACGTAAGGAGAAGATAAGAAAATGTTAAAATCCCTGCCACCAAAATTATTGCAGGCGTGACAAACTTATTCAATAATTCGATATTTTTCAGATCTTTCAACAGCAATCCGGCAAGTGCAATAACGCTAACTGCAAGACTTGCATAAAGTAATATATCACCGAGTGGTATCATTTTTTTTATCTCCTTACGTCATCTCTTATCTTCGTAACAATCGGAAGTAGATAATCCGCATCAACAGCACCTGGTACCCGTTGCAGGATATTACCTTTCGGGTCCATGAAAACAAGATATGGGGGATAGCTCACCGCGTATTGCCGGGCGACTTCCCTGTCGATATCAAGATCCATTGCTACAAGAATATAGTCTTCCTCAAGGATCTTCTTTACCTGGGGGTTCCCCAGTGTATTTGTCTGGAACCCGGCACAATACTGGCACCATATAGCCCAGAAATACATCATTATGGGTTTATTTTCCTGCTGGGCGATCTGGAAACTCTCCTCAAGCCCTGATGCTGCACGATGGAATTTTATTCCTCCCAGATAACTGGCATTCTTATCGCTTAAAGTAAAATTACTAAGCGCAGTATTATAACTAAAATACGCAAATAATAATATTAATACCAATACAATTATTGACACTAATTTTTTGGTTCTCATATGTTATTTCCTATTGTTTTGAATCGAATATAAGTATATATGTTTTATCCATTTTTTTGCAGATATTGAATTGTGGTTATATCTATCCTGTTTGGCCATATACTTTACGTCGGATGTAAAGTTGATTTAGATTATAGGTAAAGTCAGAATCTTAACTCCAATGATTAAATAAACAACAGCAGTAAATCCAATCGCAATCATACTTTGCTGCAATTCGTTTTCATCCAGTGAATCCCTTTTGCTGATAAGATAGCCTGCCCATAAGGTGAAGATAAAACCTGAAACCAGCAGGAGTATCTGCAACCTGTTGATCGTATCAAAATCGGGTGAAAATTCCCATAATCTCCCGAAGAAGCTTCCGATGCTTGCAGCTATATAAAACAATCCTTTTATGAGGCGGAATGTGTTTTCAGCAAGATAGACCGACAAACTCAGGGGGATGAAAGCATAGGATAATTCAATAAATTTTTGCTTTGCTTTTTTCCCTGAAGTTGCCCTTGTGGAAATATACATCAATCCTGCTGCGCCAAGCGTTATCAGGGCGAATATGATTATAGCCCACATATTTCTCCAGTAAAGGTCAAGAAACGTTATTGAATCAACAGGAAGAGTTGATTTTACAAAACTGATGATCACATTCCTGAATTGCAACCGTTCCATACCCAGGACAAAAAGAAATATTATGATTATCCCGTGAACCAGGTATGCTTCAGCAAGATGTATCTTCTTTGAATGAATTAGATCCGCTCCCGGAAGTCTCGGACTTAATCTGATATTCCCCTTTGAACATGATTTGACGCATTCCATACACATGATGCACTGGTTGTTCCTTTCCATAGTCTGGGGAAACTCACCGACTGGGCAGGCTTTCCCTGATTCGTTCCCTAATACACATTCCTTGATATCATGATCCTGGCATGTTTTCTTTGATTTGCATCGCAGTTCTATGCTTGAGAGCATGGAGAATAAACCCAGAACAAGCCCGATGGGGCAGATGTAGCGGCAAAAGCTTCTTTTTTCGTAGATAGCTCCCATAACCACAGCAAGCCCGGTGAAAAAGACAAGAAGATATGCAGTATTCGGAGGGTTTCTTGTGAACATGAACAGATGCCGCTCTGCTGCGAAAATGAAAAGGAAAAGTATTACTGCTGCCCAGAGATTGCGGTATTTTTCAGGATATTTCCTGTTAAGGCTGAAAACAGACTGCGTCCAATCGCCGACAGCTCCGATTGGACATGCAAAGCACCAGAGCCTTCCAAAAAGTATCAGGGTAAAAGCAAGCAGTGGATGCCACAAATCCCATATCATGGTTGTGGCGAATGGTATTCCCCCAGGGAAACGCAGATCGGGTTCGCTTGAAAGACCAAAATAGATTATTATTAGAAGGAAAATAAATAAAAAAAAGTTGACAACCGGCTTAAAAAACCTGTTCTTTACAATGTTCCTGAAATAATAGACATCAAGCAGGTCATATTTTTCTATGCTTTCGTGATTTTCTTTATCTTCGTTTTTTCCAATCTTTTTTTTATTTACCATAATTAACCAAAATATAGTCCATAAAGCCTTGAAATTTCATTGTCGATATTGACTGAATAAGGAAGGAACAGTATCTTCAGATATTTATCTATGCCAAATAGCATCATCAATCCCACAAGTATCAGGATCAATCCGGAGAGTTTCTTAAAGAAATGGCTTCTCTTTGAAAACCATTTGACGCGGCCTGACATACTTTTTCCCGAATATGCTATAACAAGCATTGGTATGCTGACACCCAGGGAATATGCAAGAAGAAGAATCATACCAGAAGAAATATTACCAGAACCTGCTGAACTTTCGGCTACCACAGAGAATACTGAACCCAGTATCGGGCCCACGCATGGTATCCATAGTATTCCAAGCGACATTCCCAGGAATAGACCGCCCAGAAGTCCTTCAGGATTGGCTTTTGAGGTAATTTTTCCAATAAAAGTCACATGCTCACGGAAATAATTCAAAATGGAGCTTGATATTTTCACATAAATTTCATTCATATCATCGTCAAACAGCACCGCACCCATTCCTATAATTACAAATATCGAGAACCAGCGCAGGTATTCTGTAAAAAAACCAAATGATGCGACTGTAAAAACAAGAAGACCCATTAGTGTGAAGCTCACAGTCATTCCGGTGACAATCGCAAGAGGACGAAGCCTGCTCCCTACAGAACCCGATAAAACCGCAGGCAGGATGGGAAGAACGCATGGCGTTGCAACTGTTGCCATGCCTGCCAGGAATACCAGTAATATAGGGGGGGCTTCAACCATTTTATGTTCTTGCTACCGCATCAATATTATCGCTTTCGGCCTGTATGGTCGAAAGGGCATCTGTCATTTTGATCACAAGAACATTACCTTTTGTTTCGGGATTATATTTGGCAAGACCTGCTGGAACGGATTTAGCATCCGTGATATTGAATGCCTTGATAAGTTCTACTTTACCTCCTGCA includes:
- a CDS encoding RimK family alpha-L-glutamate ligase, with the protein product MKIACFVEGYNFTDKSERSALNKFKSTAESMGHAFEFIYKDDISKIADYDALFIRATTDPGNSAYIVSRLAEQSGLKVIDDPHSIRTCSNKAILHDLFQKNNIPSPKSILFQGDYSRENLDLIFKTLGLPVIIKTPYTRFSSHVEKARDEAEFIKISKHLLIKAKVLVLQEYIQSDFDWRVGILRNEVIYLCKYCMPKGGWKVKSKINGRNVWGDTIPISRDSISPELKEISITLSKCVGNGLYGLDVKETNDGYKVIEINDNPSIYDGYEDVVDKDIYEKIINALV
- a CDS encoding DUF2111 domain-containing protein — encoded protein: MKYTNIQISADSGAEDIAHFALAIHELLGLPVTMRSLNKKGVRIEKGKILDNNYSGPVLEAVLKENKTLRTIPTSGKYAGIPVIVVPIRNKEGYGIAAIGVVDVVGTVDLGFIFGDYPEVVKQVQECVRARVTVP
- a CDS encoding cytochrome c biogenesis protein CcdA; the protein is MVEAPPILLVFLAGMATVATPCVLPILPAVLSGSVGSRLRPLAIVTGMTVSFTLMGLLVFTVASFGFFTEYLRWFSIFVIIGMGAVLFDDDMNEIYVKISSSILNYFREHVTFIGKITSKANPEGLLGGLFLGMSLGILWIPCVGPILGSVFSVVAESSAGSGNISSGMILLLAYSLGVSIPMLVIAYSGKSMSGRVKWFSKRSHFFKKLSGLILILVGLMMLFGIDKYLKILFLPYSVNIDNEISRLYGLYFG
- a CDS encoding GNAT family N-acetyltransferase, whose amino-acid sequence is MREGTRDGSLKAHIRLATKEDLAALLNLENICFKEETFHRRQLKYLLQKARSIILVAEIDGNIIGSIIILLREHILNARIYSFNVHPEHRRKGIAKLLMDTAFEILKEKGYKKITLEVGVNNRIARNLYQSKGFIVDKKLYNYYTNGDDALHLIRKL
- a CDS encoding 4Fe-4S binding protein; translation: MVNKKKIGKNEDKENHESIEKYDLLDVYYFRNIVKNRFFKPVVNFFLFIFLLIIIYFGLSSEPDLRFPGGIPFATTMIWDLWHPLLAFTLILFGRLWCFACPIGAVGDWTQSVFSLNRKYPEKYRNLWAAVILFLFIFAAERHLFMFTRNPPNTAYLLVFFTGLAVVMGAIYEKRSFCRYICPIGLVLGLFSMLSSIELRCKSKKTCQDHDIKECVLGNESGKACPVGEFPQTMERNNQCIMCMECVKSCSKGNIRLSPRLPGADLIHSKKIHLAEAYLVHGIIIIFLFVLGMERLQFRNVIISFVKSTLPVDSITFLDLYWRNMWAIIIFALITLGAAGLMYISTRATSGKKAKQKFIELSYAFIPLSLSVYLAENTFRLIKGLFYIAASIGSFFGRLWEFSPDFDTINRLQILLLVSGFIFTLWAGYLISKRDSLDENELQQSMIAIGFTAVVYLIIGVKILTLPII
- a CDS encoding thioredoxin family protein; its protein translation is MRTKKLVSIIVLVLILLFAYFSYNTALSNFTLSDKNASYLGGIKFHRAASGLEESFQIAQQENKPIMMYFWAIWCQYCAGFQTNTLGNPQVKKILEEDYILVAMDLDIDREVARQYAVSYPPYLVFMDPKGNILQRVPGAVDADYLLPIVTKIRDDVRR
- a CDS encoding universal stress protein — encoded protein: MVKVEVLLATDGSDSAKKAEIAALKITKSYNIRMAALYVVNVPSTSEQAELIKFGEKVLEEVAEDGKKMGIEVQKILKLGSPADTILNVAKSLNVHTIVMGSEGKKGLKRVLLGSVAENVVRNAQCSVLVAR